The nucleotide sequence aattataaaGAACAAATATGGTGTATATTTATTGTACCGTCtgatcaaaaattatttttatcataaatttaACTTGAGTTCTCATGAACGATTCAATGGAAATTCATTAAccacataaatttaatatataagttTAGACATATCAGTTGATTTTAATCgcttgatttatttatatattgttatatataGCTATAGATAACATAATTGTGACATAAATTTGCATTTGAGGGATGAGAATGTTAAATTAGTGCGGTGCATTAAGCAAAGTTCAAAAAGTGATAAATAAATATCACAATTGGGCCCATTGACAATTTCGGCTAAATTAGCATTGACTGAGCACTGGTAAGTAGCGTAGAGTAAAGTTTTGATAGGAAACTTCGTCATCGACACCATCGATCGACGATTCTAACCTCCTTCGACAATGTCCTCTGCAACAGAAACACTCTCCAATTTCAAAGAAGCCACACTATCAATCCTCTCCACGCGCCACCCTTGGTCCGAATTCCTCTCTTTCTCCACTCTCTCCCTACCATCTTCCTTCTCCGAAGCCACCACGCGCGTCGGAATCAATCTCACGCGCTTCCTTTTCAACTACaccttcatcttcctcttcatcCTCCTCATCAGCCTCGTCTACCATCCTCTTGCCATCGTTCTCCTCCTTATCGCGTTCGCTGGTTGGTACTTTCTGTTCTTCTCACGTGACTCCGATGAGCCTCTGTCGCTGTTCAACGTCGTGGCGGTTGATGATCGTGTTGTTGTTGTGGCGCTGGTGgtttttagtttgtttgttgtttggGTGAGTGGTGTTTGGGTGAATGTGGTGGTGTCGGTTTTGGTTGCGGCGGGTATTGTTTGTTTGCATGGGGCGTTGAAGAGGACGGATGTTGGTGGTTTGGATGATTATGAATCGCCGTATGGTCCTATGCTAGCTACTGATACTGCTGGTCCTTATGCACCTGTTTGATATTATTGGCGTCGaggtgtcagtgtcgtgtcagGTGTTTGCTATTTGTAGTTTTCGTTGTAGTGTTTGATTATTtggattctatttttttaactttgtagATTGAATTGAATTCACTAACAAAGCTACAATTGGTTACtactttttatttgttatgcaatttattatttatatgaatTGTTGAAATTAGTGGATTAGAGTTTTGTTATTTGTGCATACAATTTTAGAATGGTAGTGAAAAATTTGATTCATCCTTTTGCTTTCATTGCTTCagttttatgtgtttatgtttgtttgtatatgTTATTATTGTGATGATAATGTCATCTTGATTGGATGGTATTGCAATTGAGGTGTGTTTTTGTGGTTGGAAGGTTTGAGAAAACTCACATTAGATTGTAGAGATGCCCCTCATATATTATAGCTAGATAGTTTGCCCAGATATGAAATGATGACTGTTTTGGTGAAGTATAATTTCAATGATTTGTAATACCGAGAGAACCTTTGTTGGGTTCAAGTGCGAGTGGTGACTTGTAAGTTTCAGATTGACTGTGAATAGGTTTGATATAGGATTTATACGAGAGGTGACTCATATTCCcgatgccttaaggttttggttAGAGATGCTCTCTTATAGTCTTGCATTGGCCTGTTGATTCCGGCACTCCCCCGACTCCTCAACAATTCTTGATGTTAATGTAAATGTTAGGTTTGTTATATAGATGTTTCACTTTATTCATATGGTTGGAAATTGGAATTGATCTTATCTACATACATCAGGGTTCTTTCTCTGTCATGTGTTTcttcaatttaaatttgaataacACCAATTTAATTTCTAAACCAATTCCGTCACTTTAGTCCCCATCATCTTAGTAGCtgagactaaattgatggattttcataTGCTTGACGAACTACTTTATGAGAGTGATGTCTGATGGTTAAGGGTTAAAGAAGGAATGTATAATGAATTGAAGGTAGTGATCACTTGGTTTGGTGCCTCTtgtttttagattaaaaaagtCAGGAGCATAGCATTTGACTACTGTATTTAGTTTCTCCTGTTTGGTTGCATGTTGTTGGTGATTGGCTATCATCCTAGAAAAATCAGAGATTTGTTTTACATACCTTCTATTTCTAACTCTACTGAAATTATCACAAGCATATATAGATCAATATACCTATCGGTTCATTATGTTATTATTTCTAGTTGAGCTGATTATTGTGGTGGTTCATTGATTTTTCACAGTgaacttgtttatttttctaactATGATTGTTGGTATAACCATGTATACGGTGGTGCACaatggaaaatatattttatcttgtCTGGAATATGATTTTAGTAAAATTTGAAGGTTTGGTtacattgaattgaaattgattttgttatcATATCTCATtcagaaatattattttagtaaAAGTTGAAGGTTTTTAGTTAACATTGAATTTAAATTGATGGGTTTTCGTATACTTCAAGGGCTAACTTGACGgattttatatagtttattgATTACTACTTGCTATATTCATACAGTTTAGAGATTCATTTGGAAAGACGATAGTTTAGGGATTAAATTGATGGATTATTCATTTTGAAAATCTTTCAAGTGTATTAGATGCAATGTAAGATACAGTAGAGGTATAAAGTTTCCTCAATCACGTTTTAttaacaattattataaatttattaggcttaaatgtgtttttggtcccttaactatttaattggtatcgctttggtcccttaatttaaaaaaaactcagagctaatgacaaagtgacacgtgtccagagttaacacgtgtcaccttgtcattggttatggaaattttttacaaaaaaataaaatatatatatttaaaaaaatattatttttttttgtaaaaaaaaaacttagaaccaATGataaggtgacacgtgtccacacttaacgttttttattaaccctaacagaagggaccaaaacgagactaaaaaaaaattaaaatcctcaaacaatcttttttttagttaagggaccaaagcgataccaattaaatagttaagggaccaaaagagtattTAAGTCAATTTATAATATCATAACAAGTGAACTCTTATACAAATCAAGggtcagggactaaaatgatcGTTTAGGCCATATTCAACAACTTGCTTTACAATGTTTTGAAGCTTTGTTTTTAGGAATTGAATTTGATACTCCAGAGTTTTACATACTCACCTGCATTCATTGTGGACCAATCACTTCCGCTGcgatttttctttctatttgttAAGAACTTACAAACTTATGGATTCATCAGCTGCAAATAACAACTCTCTGTATTACCCTGAATGACATGATTAACCACAATTTATAGCATTGATGAAAGTAACTAATAACACTAAGCTATTTGTATgatcttatgaaaataaactcaaTAACTTATGAACCAAAATAATCTCTTCCGACGGCTAAGCTGCCTCGTGAACAAAGATAACAAAAACTGGTCCTTCTATTTGGACACACCAATTAGCAACAGCACACAATTggcactatatttttttaaataaaataagttcctttttttttccttcacaactagggttgggaataggccaggccaggccaggctttgataggcctgagcctggcctacgaaattTTTTGCAGGcttgagcctggcctatggcctttcataggcctatttttttggcctggcctggcctatttaaaagcctggcctggcctgaaagcctatttacaggcctacttttaaataggtttaataggcctcactaaacattccatttt is from Medicago truncatula cultivar Jemalong A17 chromosome 1, MtrunA17r5.0-ANR, whole genome shotgun sequence and encodes:
- the LOC11415201 gene encoding PRA1 family protein D; its protein translation is MSSATETLSNFKEATLSILSTRHPWSEFLSFSTLSLPSSFSEATTRVGINLTRFLFNYTFIFLFILLISLVYHPLAIVLLLIAFAGWYFLFFSRDSDEPLSLFNVVAVDDRVVVVALVVFSLFVVWVSGVWVNVVVSVLVAAGIVCLHGALKRTDVGGLDDYESPYGPMLATDTAGPYAPV